The Alcaligenes faecalis sequence GCCTTTCTGGCCTACGCCTGCAACGAACGAAACTCGTTGGTTCTCTTCAAGAGATTTAAACCCAGCACCCTGAATTTCACTGTGGTGTGCGAAGAGGTCTTTACCGTCACTTTCGGGCATGATGAAGCCGAAGCCTTTTTCGTGAGTGAACCACTTCACGACACCAATTTCTGTTTTCAATGTATGTCCTAATTAATCAGGGGAAAAATGTCCCTGGACACTCTATGGACGCTATTTGCAGGTATAGATAGCGCCGTTACAAATTAAACCGACGCCACACCTGCGCGAATCATCAACGAAGCATAGGAAGGGGGCTCGATATTCGGCCTCATGACTTTGCGCCCTGCTATACGTCGATATCCATGAGCACTGTGTTCATATCTGAAT is a genomic window containing:
- a CDS encoding cold-shock protein → MKTEIGVVKWFTHEKGFGFIMPESDGKDLFAHHSEIQGAGFKSLEENQRVSFVAGVGQKGPCATQIPII